A single window of Synechococcus sp. C9 DNA harbors:
- a CDS encoding alpha/beta hydrolase yields the protein MSFRWGIAPNFMGIVRRWGWSVAGAVLFSLIGVKVQAADTIILSFGGLEFPVAVAELETYIKTGQVPSKFQPFVAQVPPQDLERLTVTLKQPIPVTVDTVARVFGTSTGQVLLSQLGQVVQTERGENGATAVKTALVQAAKQPGGVTFLQVLREFPGATMRLNLVRGLAIMNQVNRYIAQVNGVFTVLNQEFLQQARQRLPANLPNLTQPGNFPWQVQELTLNDPNRQRPLPVTVYLPNRQNAPTVLISHGLGESRQSFAYLAQHLASYGFGVILPEHPGSDAQKLQRVLAGTEPEYIVPEELVNRPLDVTFALNTLATQSPFAQALNLKQVAVLGHSYGGYTGLAVAGARLNMANLTQVCTDALQGVSLNLSLLLQCPGRRLPNPPVQFRDERVVAVMAVNPVGSALFGASGLAQVKIPTFFVTATQDVAAPSLYEQIMPFTWLGSSQRYLAIMEGASHFSILGASEGGIPLPVDVVGSAPEVAQMYLKVLALAFSQVYVAKQADFAPFLTAAYARQLSRAALPLQVLDNPPLAPIKRALGE from the coding sequence GTGAGTTTCCGGTGGGGGATTGCCCCAAATTTTATGGGAATCGTGCGACGGTGGGGTTGGTCGGTAGCGGGGGCGGTGCTGTTTTCCCTGATTGGCGTGAAGGTACAGGCGGCAGATACCATTATCCTCAGTTTTGGGGGGTTGGAATTTCCGGTGGCGGTGGCGGAACTAGAAACCTACATCAAAACCGGGCAGGTGCCCAGCAAATTTCAGCCCTTTGTCGCCCAAGTGCCCCCCCAGGATTTGGAACGGCTGACCGTCACCCTCAAACAACCCATTCCCGTCACTGTTGATACGGTTGCCCGGGTGTTTGGTACATCCACTGGGCAGGTGCTCCTGTCTCAACTGGGTCAGGTGGTGCAGACCGAACGGGGGGAGAATGGGGCAACCGCCGTGAAAACCGCCCTGGTGCAAGCGGCGAAACAACCGGGTGGGGTGACGTTTTTGCAGGTGCTACGGGAATTTCCTGGTGCCACCATGCGCCTGAATTTGGTGCGGGGCTTGGCAATTATGAACCAGGTGAATCGCTACATCGCCCAGGTAAATGGGGTTTTCACGGTATTAAATCAGGAATTTCTACAACAGGCACGCCAGCGACTGCCCGCCAATTTACCCAACCTCACCCAGCCAGGGAATTTCCCATGGCAGGTGCAGGAACTCACCCTCAATGACCCCAACCGCCAACGCCCCCTCCCCGTAACCGTTTATTTACCCAACCGCCAGAATGCCCCGACGGTTCTGATTTCCCACGGGTTGGGGGAAAGCCGCCAGAGTTTTGCGTACTTGGCACAGCATTTGGCTTCCTATGGGTTTGGGGTGATTTTGCCCGAACATCCCGGCAGTGATGCCCAAAAATTGCAACGGGTTTTGGCGGGGACAGAGCCGGAGTACATCGTCCCGGAAGAATTGGTGAATCGTCCCCTGGATGTGACGTTTGCCTTGAATACCTTAGCTACCCAATCCCCCTTTGCCCAGGCGTTGAATCTGAAACAGGTTGCCGTGCTTGGGCATTCCTACGGGGGGTACACGGGGTTGGCGGTGGCAGGTGCTCGGTTAAATATGGCGAATTTGACCCAAGTCTGCACCGATGCCCTGCAAGGGGTGAGCCTTAACTTGTCATTACTATTACAATGTCCCGGCAGACGTTTGCCCAATCCCCCGGTGCAGTTTCGGGATGAGCGGGTGGTGGCGGTGATGGCGGTCAACCCGGTGGGCAGTGCCCTGTTTGGGGCGAGTGGTTTGGCGCAGGTGAAAATCCCGACGTTTTTCGTGACCGCCACTCAGGACGTTGCCGCCCCGTCTTTGTATGAACAAATTATGCCGTTTACCTGGCTCGGGAGTTCTCAGCGGTATTTAGCAATCATGGAAGGAGCCAGCCATTTTTCCATTCTGGGGGCGAGTGAGGGGGGCATACCCCTGCCGGTGGATGTGGTTGGTTCGGCTCCAGAGGTGGCGCAGATGTATCTGAAGGTGTTGGCGTTGGCGTTTAGTCAGGTGTATGTGGCTAAGCAAGCGGACTTTGCCCCATTTTTGACCGCCGCCTATGCCCGTCAGTTGAGTCGGGCTGCCCTGCCCTTGCAGGTGTTGGATAATCCGCCGTTGGCTCCCATCAAGCGGGCTTTGGGGGAGTGA
- a CDS encoding aminotransferase class I/II-fold pyridoxal phosphate-dependent enzyme, whose amino-acid sequence MVPRLPPLIAQLRQLAQGYRGFHTPGHQRGRGAPAILREWWGEAVFTADLAELPGLDNLGQPTGVLREAQARVAEIFGAEHTWFLVNGATAGVLASLLAVHRENGCVILPRQVHQSVIHGLILTGAKPIFILPEWDAQQQVWGGIDPGKLTAILASKNHSSINALVLNSPTYKGVCGAVAECIEIAHEYNVPVIVDEAHGAHFPFHPQLPDSALTLGADLVIHSTHKVLTSLTQSALLHQQGNRINPQQISQCLRLVQSSSPSYLLLASLVAMAEQMADQGEALFDQLLAQIAKFIPAINHIPGCHTLKINPNQIGFTAQDPTRLVIQTQALGVTGFMLDELLHEQYKITAEFPDYADLTFILSPSHTEADLQIFVQALQEISTNRPAQPLTALPPLPAVTEAVMSPREAFFAPQKMLPWREAVGQISATTVSPYPPGIPVLLPGEWITPEVVDYLQELDRLGGQVVGVEIDQTIAVVSNW is encoded by the coding sequence ATGGTTCCCCGGCTTCCCCCTTTGATTGCCCAACTGCGACAGCTTGCCCAGGGCTACCGGGGTTTTCATACGCCGGGACATCAGCGGGGGCGGGGGGCACCAGCTATCTTGCGGGAATGGTGGGGCGAGGCGGTATTCACAGCGGATTTGGCGGAACTTCCCGGTTTGGATAATTTGGGGCAACCGACAGGGGTTTTGCGGGAGGCTCAGGCACGGGTGGCGGAGATTTTTGGGGCGGAACACACCTGGTTTTTGGTGAATGGGGCAACGGCGGGGGTTTTAGCCAGTTTGCTGGCGGTGCATCGGGAAAATGGGTGTGTGATTTTGCCCCGACAGGTGCATCAATCGGTGATTCATGGGTTGATTTTAACCGGAGCGAAACCAATCTTTATCCTGCCGGAATGGGATGCACAACAGCAGGTATGGGGGGGGATTGATCCTGGGAAATTAACAGCAATTTTAGCGTCAAAAAATCATAGTTCAATCAATGCCTTGGTGTTAAATTCTCCCACTTATAAAGGGGTGTGTGGTGCGGTTGCCGAATGTATTGAAATTGCCCATGAATATAATGTTCCGGTAATCGTAGATGAGGCGCACGGTGCCCATTTTCCCTTTCATCCCCAGTTGCCGGATTCTGCTTTAACTTTAGGGGCAGACCTGGTGATTCATTCCACCCATAAGGTGCTAACTTCTTTAACCCAATCGGCACTCTTACATCAGCAGGGGAATCGCATTAATCCCCAACAGATTAGCCAATGTCTGCGCCTGGTGCAATCCAGTAGTCCCAGCTATTTACTTTTGGCTTCTTTAGTCGCAATGGCAGAACAAATGGCAGACCAGGGGGAAGCTTTATTTGATCAATTATTAGCCCAGATTGCCAAATTTATACCAGCAATTAACCATATTCCCGGTTGTCATACCTTAAAAATTAACCCTAATCAAATTGGTTTTACTGCCCAAGACCCCACCCGTTTAGTGATTCAAACTCAGGCATTAGGCGTGACAGGGTTTATGTTAGATGAACTATTACATGAACAGTATAAAATTACAGCAGAATTTCCCGATTATGCCGATTTAACTTTTATTTTATCCCCCAGCCATACCGAGGCAGATTTGCAGATTTTTGTGCAAGCCTTGCAGGAAATTAGCACGAACCGACCAGCACAACCATTAACTGCGCTTCCCCCATTGCCAGCGGTGACTGAAGCAGTGATGTCCCCTAGAGAGGCATTTTTTGCGCCCCAAAAGATGCTTCCTTGGCGTGAGGCGGTGGGTCAGATCAGCGCAACTACGGTCAGTCCTTATCCGCCGGGGATTCCCGTACTCCTACCGGGGGAATGGATTACGCCCGAGGTGGTGGATTATCTCCAGGAACTTGACCGATTGGGGGGGCAGGTTGTGGGGGTTGAGATTGACCAAACAATTGCGGTGGTTAGTAACTGGTAA